The following coding sequences lie in one Atribacterota bacterium genomic window:
- a CDS encoding diguanylate cyclase produces MEKRFLEEGRLRIFIYHDEETFRALSEGRRRKMGGSFRDVLTGLFSRAYFDAELERLNTTRQLPLSVVIADVNKFKLVNDVLGHAVGDRILQNVAQRLKTICRREDLVARFGGDEFAILLPKTAREKAHELLMRFPLFFFPFEHDCHIPVSLSFGVATKSEPYQSINEVREEAERAMYHDKTMRKKEVEKQVLVALKGCLRKKVYACEPHFRTSERLRLGLEFGNKLSLTKFEREKLLRLLVFHDLGKIIIPGELLSRDRKEMSVNEWKLITSHSEAGYRLASQLQMLNSIAEEILSFRERWDGKGYPRGLRGRAIPFLSRAGAIMNAYEAMTMGRPYRLPLSRLQAMEEIWNQRGKQFDPEIAPLFLKILEVKEFSSKGS; encoded by the coding sequence ATTCCGAGCTCTGAGTGAAGGTCGCAGGCGCAAGATGGGCGGGTCCTTTCGTGATGTCCTTACTGGTCTTTTTTCTCGGGCTTACTTTGATGCAGAATTGGAAAGGTTGAATACCACAAGACAGTTGCCACTTTCTGTAGTCATTGCGGATGTCAACAAATTTAAATTAGTGAACGATGTCCTGGGACATGCGGTAGGAGATCGGATTCTTCAGAATGTAGCGCAGCGGTTGAAAACGATATGCCGGAGAGAGGACCTTGTGGCTCGGTTTGGTGGTGATGAGTTTGCCATTTTGCTTCCCAAAACTGCCCGTGAAAAAGCTCATGAACTTTTGATGCGGTTTCCACTATTCTTTTTCCCTTTTGAGCATGATTGCCATATCCCCGTTTCGCTGTCCTTTGGGGTTGCGACAAAAAGTGAGCCGTACCAGAGTATAAACGAAGTGCGTGAAGAGGCGGAAAGGGCCATGTACCATGACAAAACGATGCGCAAAAAAGAGGTGGAGAAACAGGTTCTCGTGGCCCTTAAGGGGTGCCTCAGAAAAAAGGTTTACGCATGTGAGCCCCATTTTCGCACTTCAGAAAGGTTGCGTCTGGGTTTAGAGTTCGGTAATAAGCTTTCTTTAACCAAATTTGAAAGGGAGAAGTTGCTGCGACTTCTGGTTTTTCATGATTTGGGGAAGATAATTATTCCGGGAGAGCTCCTCAGTCGAGATCGGAAAGAAATGAGTGTGAATGAGTGGAAGCTCATCACCAGTCACAGCGAAGCTGGATACCGGCTTGCATCCCAACTCCAAATGTTAAATTCGATCGCGGAAGAAATTCTCTCTTTTCGAGAACGATGGGATGGAAAGGGTTATCCCCGGGGGTTGAGAGGAAGAGCCATTCCCTTTCTGAGCCGGGCTGGGGCTATCATGAACGCTTATGAAGCAATGACGATGGGAAGGCCATACCGTCTTCCTCTTTCACGGTTGCAAGCTATGGAGGAAATCTGGAATCAGCGGGGAAAACAGTTTGATCCGGAGATCGCGCCGCTTTTTCTTAAAATTCTTGAAGTAAAGGAATTTTCTTCAAAAGGTTCTTGA